GGCGATGGCGCGGTACTCGCGCGCTTCCGTGCACTATCGCAACCAGAACCGCATTAGCCATCGATTTCCATAATCCATAGTGATGGTGTGCGTGGTACCGAGAAATTGTGCAATACCCCGCGGCGCAGAAGGTGCGGCTGCAGCTCCGCCCGGTCAGCGAGCCGCGTGCTCCTGCTCCAGCCGATACACCCAAGCCAGCAACTCCGCCACCGCTTGGTACAGTTTTGGCGGGATTTCCCGGTCCAAGTCCAGTTGCATGAGCAGAGCCACCAGCTCCTGAGACTCATGGACGTAGACCCCAGCAGACTTGGCCGTGGCAATGATCTGCTCGGCGATCAGGCCTTGCCCCTTGGCCACCAGGGTTGGCGCCGAGGCCCCAGGACGGTAGTGCAGTGCCGCCGCGCTTTTTTGCTTATTCTGCTTGCTCACTAGCCTCCTCGACCGCAACCTGCGGGTGCAATCCATAGGCTTGCAGAGCGTCTAACAGTTCCTGCTTCCTCGCCTGCAGCAATGCCAATACCGATGGCGTTGCCCGAATACGCATGTGCAAGGCGTCGGCGCGGATGCGCAGATGGGCGTCCAGCTTTCCCATCGCTGGCAAATCCAGCTGCACCCGACTGTCCCAGGAAGCCCCTTGCTCCTCTTGCTCCGCGTGACCGCCGCGAGAATCTTCTTGCCGACGCCCGATGGTCCAGGACACGCTCTGACCCGGCCATGGTGAAAACGTCCACAGCATCTGCTGCTGCAGGAGTGCCTGCCCTTGCTGTTGCAACAGCGGCTGCAGGGATGAGGGTAGTGCAGGCGATAACGCGGCAGATAGTGCGGCGACCTGGGTATAGGCTCCCAGGGCTTGCTGTCCCTGCCAAGAAGGCGTCTCCGTCGTGCCAAAGATCGAGCTGCTGCCCTGCAGCAAAGTCCGCCCCACATTCTCCCCGCTCAGCAGCGGACTCAACCTGCCTTGTGGCTCCTGTAACAAGCGCTGCAGAGGATAGTTTCCCTGCGCCCAAGCCTTCAGATGTCCCTCATAAAAGAGACCACTATTCTCCACCCCTTGCTGTAGTGACGCAGCCAAGAGGGTACTGAATTGCTGGCCAGCGGGATCGAGGCGAGGCAGCGATAGAGCCGCTGGTGCTGCGCCCTCACCCACCGCAGAGGCAAACAAGGTTTGGGTCAGCAAGGATAGCGACGACTTTGGCAAACTCTGCTGCGCTTGTGGCTGCAACAGCAGGAATTTGGCTTGTTCCTGTCCGCCGAGATAAATCAGAGAGAGTTGCTGGACGTCACTGGGCCAGCGCTTAGGGAGCTGCAATAGAAAATCCTGTCCCAGGATACGAACCAGGCTTTGCGTACCAGAACGCCCAACAATCAACCCAGAAAGCTGCGTCCCCGGCGCCGCAAAATTTGCCGCCGGTCTGCCTGTCGGCAGCGTCTGCCCTTCACCAATGCCGCCGAGCTGCGCCAGAATCGGAACGGGGTAGGTGGACATGGCGGCAGGCTAAGGCGTGGAGAATGGCTGATGGAAGCCATCAACCCGCTGGAACAACATCAACCCTGCCACCAACGGCGCAATTTTGCCCCCAGACCGAGAGGTTTCTGGGGCACGCCGGCCTTGCCACTCGTCAACCCCAATCCCAAGGCTTTGAGAATCTCCCGATCACGAGTCTGCACATATTGGGCAATCATTTCCCGGGAAGTCAGAGCAGTACCATCAAATTCGACACCAACGATCAGGGCATCACCTCGCGAACTATGCAAATCGGTGAAACGAACCATCCCTGGGAGCGTGATCTCTCCTCCGTGGCGCAGCTGAAATTGAACCTGAGGAAGGAATTCTCCCGCCTGCACCGGAAAATCTCGTGGTGCCGGCCGAAAAAGCGCACGCAATCCGCCCACGCTGATATCTTGCATGGTGCCGAGCAAGCGAGCGGCACCCTGACGGGTGATGGTGACCTGGTCTGGATCTTCAATGGCGGGCGGCACCCGGTACACTTGCCGCCGCTGCATCTGATACACGTTTTCAGGAAAGTCGATGACGAGTTCGTCATCTCCGCGCTCACGGAGCGTCGAGCAAAAACCCGTGATGACCCCATCTACGCGCACGAGCACCGTAACACCAGCGCCGACGCTGACCTGCTTGGGCAGGTCCACGGGAGGATCCAGGACCAGGGTGTTGGGGTTCACTCGTGGCAGGAGCATGGAGGTATAACTGTGCTCTCGCTCATCAAAAAACAGGGTACAGAACAGGTGCTCGTGCGCGACTCGCTCCAGCAGATGCAGCGCCTTACTCCCAGAGCCAAGCTGAAAATCCTTGCAGAACAATTTCTGTCGCAAATCCCGCAGATTTTCTGACATTTTCCCTGGCCCTCCCTTGTCTGGCTCAAAGGCTAGCACAGGTCGTCTCTGTCCCAAACAATCTGGACTGCAGACGATGCACCTCATCGCGCAAGCGCGCGGCCTCCTCGAACTCCAGATTGCGCGCATGGCGGTACATTTTTTCCTCCAGGCTTTTGATCTGCTTCGCCAGCTTTTGCGGATCATCGCTTTCGTAGTGGGCATCGGGCTCGGCCACCTTGGCCCGACCCTTGCCAGAACGGTGGTAGACGCCTTCGATGATATCTGCCACCGGCTTGATGATCCCTTTCGGCGTAATGCCATGTTCCGCATTGAAGGCCAATTGCTTTTCGCGCCGACGCTCGGTTTCGCGGATCGCGCGCTCCATGGACCCGGTCACCACGTCTGCATAGAGGACGGCACGACCCTCGAGATTGCGGGCGGCGCGGCCAATGGTCTGCACCAGGGATCGCTCCGAGCGGAGGAACCCCTCTTTGTCGGCGTCCAGGATAGCGACCAGCGCGACCTCTGGCATATCGAGCCCTTCACGCAGCAGATTGATACCGATCAAGACATCAAAGACACCGGCACGTAGATCGCGAATGATCTCTACCCGCTCCACGGTCTCGATATCGGAATGGAGATAGCGACATTGGATTCCCAACTCCTGCAGATAATCGGTGAGGTCCTCGGCCATCCGCTTGGTCAGGGTAGTGACGAGAATCCGCCAGCCACTGGCAATTACGCGATGAATCTCGCCGACTAGATCATCGACCTGGCCCTGTGCTGGTCGAATTTCGACTTGGGGGTCGACCAGGCCGGTAGGGCGCACGAGCTGCTCCACCACGCGACCCGAGTGTTCTAGCTCGTAAGGACCCGGGGTGGCGGAGATAAACACGGTTTGCGGCATGAGACGTTCGAATTCCGCAAACATCAAGGGCCGGTTATCGAGGGCAGAGGGCAGGCGAAAGCCATACTCGACCAGAGTTTCCTTGCGTGAGCGGTCGCCCTTGTACATACCGCCAAACTGCGGCACGGTGACGTGGGATTCGTCGATGAAGAGCAGCGCGTTGGCCGGCAAATAGTCCATCAGGGTCGGCGGCGGCTCACCGGCAGCACGCCCAGACAGATAGCGGGAGTAGTTCTCGATACCGGAGCAGTACCCCAGCTCCGCCATCATCTCCAAATCGAAGCGCGTGCGCTGCTCCAGACGTTGCGCCTCCACCAGCTTGTTGGCCTGCTGCAGAAGCTGCAAACGCTCGCGCAACTCTTCCTTGATCTGCTCGACGGCCGCCAAAACGGTTTCGCGCGGGGTAACATAATGACTCTTGGGGTAGACCGTGTAGCGCGCGAGACGGGTGATGATTTTGCCGGTGAGCGGGTCGAACAACGACACGCGCTCGATCTCATCCCCAAAGAGCTCCACCCGCACCGCCTCGTCTTCATTTTCTGCGGGCCAGATATCGATCACATCTCCATGCACGCGAAAGGTACTGCGTTTCAGCTCAAGAGGATCACGACTGTATTGCATGTCCGCCAGACGACGCAGAATGGCGCGCTGTTCCATCTGATCCCCTTCGCGCAGATGCAGGATCATGCGGTGGTAGGCGGCCGGGTCACCCAGGCCGTAGATGGCGGATACCGTCGCGACGATGATGACGTCGGGTCGCTCGAGCAGGGCTTTGGTCGCTGACAGGCGCATCTGCTCAATGTGGTCATTAATGGAGGCATCCTTCTCGATGAAGGTGTCCGAAGAAGGCACATACGCCTCGGGCTGATAGTAATCGTAATAACTGACGAAATATTCCACGGCATTGTGCGGAAAAAAACTGCGCAGCTCGGCATACAGTTGCGCCGCCAAGGTCTTGTTCGGGGCCATGACGATCGCCGGTCGCTGCGTCTGCGCAATCACGTTGGCCATGGTAAACGTCTTACCCGAGCCGGTAACGCCCAGCAGGGTCTGGAAATATTCCCCTGCCGCCAACCCCGCCACCAGCTCGGCAATCGCACTGGGCTGATCACCCTGCGGCGGAAACAGACTCTCCAGCTTCAGCAATCGCTTTTCCATTTGCCCCTGCTCCCCTAAGCCCAAGTAGCTTAGCCCGACTGCGGCAGCAACAAAAGCGCTATCGGGATCGGCAGACAGATCAACCAGATCAATCCAGCGTGGAAAGCATTTTCACCAGCTGGCGATAGAAGCGCTCAAAGGCAAGAAATTGCGGCTCCAAGTCTTTAGGCTCTGCCGTGTTCGAAGCGACAAGCAAGAGCCCTGAGGGCCGACCGAGCAATGTCAGCAGGCCCGCCGCGCCGGCCTGACCTAGGCGCAAAACCTTAGCGCCATTCTCATCGCAAATTTCCACCCTTTTCCAGCCGCTACTGAGCAGGTCATCCGGAACAATCGCATCAAGTGCCCAAGGCTTGGCAGCGCCCTGATCCGATCCAGCACGGAACTTTTCGCGCCAGCCCTGCGCCGTCAATATCGCGAAAACCGCCTGATCCCAATTTGCCGCCCGCCATAACCCGTTGACTGCCATCTGGACCAAGCTGGAAAGATAACTGCCAGATTTTGGTAACGCGTGCATATCCGCGAGGACCCGCATTTGCAGAGACACACTACCGACGATTTGGTTACTTCCAAGTGCCGGATCGTGCAAAAAATCACGCGGCAGCACTGCCAGGGCGCGCTCTCGATTTTCCCGCAAGGCCCGCAGCAACTCGCGTGGCGCTTGTTGAAATAACGGCTGTAGCCTCAACAGCTCCTTTTCCAATGCGGAGGTGTCATCGTCTCTCATCAGCTCGATCAGCAGTTTCGCCTGCGGGACCAGGCGAATTCCCGCGCAGTTGGGCAGTTGGCGCAGACTAGACAATCCCCACTGCGCGAGAAGCGAATGATCGACCTGACTGAGCGTATAACCGAGTATTTTCTGTTCCGCCTCGTTTTCCTCGTAACCGTCGTGCAGTGCCTGATGCAGGCTATCCGCCTCTGCTCCACCCGCGCACCAAAATGCGATTCGACCAATCTGACTGAGCAGCCCGGCAAGGAAATAGGGTTCGGGATCGACCCGGAATTTTTCGGCCAGGAACCGTGCCTGCCCTGCCAATTCCAGGCTGCTGCGCAGTAGTGTAAATACCCGCTCCTGATAACTGGCTGCAACCGTACTCTCGAGGACCATGGCGGAGAAACAAAGAGCACGCACCTGCCCTAAGCCTAGGATCATCAACACACGCGGTAAACTATTGAGCGGCGCCCTACCAGTACTGTACATCACGGAATTGGCCAGGCGCAGAACTTGTGCTGTCAGTGCCGGATCTCGACTGACGAACTCGCCGATTTCCGCCAAACTACGCGTTTCATCATTGGTGCTGGCTAAAATTTGTCGGATATTCGCTTTCAGCAGTGGTAGCTCTTCCCGGGCCAGCCTTTCAGCCATTTCCTTTGCGCTCATGATTATTTCTCTTTTCTACCCGAATGGTTCATAACCGCCAATAACATCAGAATCTGCGCTACCTGCTCAGTGGACATAGAAACTTTGTAAACGTGCCTCAATGATCTTTGGATTTTCCCCCTCGGCAACACCGACCAGTCCTTCGATGGTCATCTCGCGCAGGTAGCTACGCTCATGCACAATTCCCTTGATTTTATTCGACACGGGCAAAAAGAAAATATTGGCAGCGCCGACCCCGTAGATGGTGGCCACAAATGCGGTGGCGATCCCTGCCCCAAGTTTCGCTGGATCGGCCAAGTTTTCCATCACATGGATGAGGCCGAGCACTGCCCCCAGGATTCCAATGGTCGGCGAGTAGCCACCGGCGGATTCAAAGACCTTTGCGGCCTGCCGCTCCGCTGCATCACGGGCCTCCAATTCCACCAGCAGCGTATCGCGAATTTTCTGCGGTTCAGCCCCATCAACCAGCATCTGCAAGCCCTTGCGCAAAAAGGGGTCGACCACCGTGTCGAGACTGCTTTCCAATGCCAGCAATCCATTCTTTCGCGCCGTATGACTCCAGCTCAGCAATTGCTCGATCAAGGGCTGCGGATCCAATGCCGGCGCTTTGATCACCCAGGGTAGCATTTTCAA
The window above is part of the Acidithiobacillus acidisediminis genome. Proteins encoded here:
- a CDS encoding flagellar motor protein, with product MDILTILGLLVAIGGILLGQFLDGGNVASIIQLTAFCIVIGGTTGAVMIQYKLPVFLRSLKMLPWVIKAPALDPQPLIEQLLSWSHTARKNGLLALESSLDTVVDPFLRKGLQMLVDGAEPQKIRDTLLVELEARDAAERQAAKVFESAGGYSPTIGILGAVLGLIHVMENLADPAKLGAGIATAFVATIYGVGAANIFFLPVSNKIKGIVHERSYLREMTIEGLVGVAEGENPKIIEARLQSFYVH
- a CDS encoding HDOD domain-containing protein gives rise to the protein MSAKEMAERLAREELPLLKANIRQILASTNDETRSLAEIGEFVSRDPALTAQVLRLANSVMYSTGRAPLNSLPRVLMILGLGQVRALCFSAMVLESTVAASYQERVFTLLRSSLELAGQARFLAEKFRVDPEPYFLAGLLSQIGRIAFWCAGGAEADSLHQALHDGYEENEAEQKILGYTLSQVDHSLLAQWGLSSLRQLPNCAGIRLVPQAKLLIELMRDDDTSALEKELLRLQPLFQQAPRELLRALRENRERALAVLPRDFLHDPALGSNQIVGSVSLQMRVLADMHALPKSGSYLSSLVQMAVNGLWRAANWDQAVFAILTAQGWREKFRAGSDQGAAKPWALDAIVPDDLLSSGWKRVEICDENGAKVLRLGQAGAAGLLTLLGRPSGLLLVASNTAEPKDLEPQFLAFERFYRQLVKMLSTLD
- a CDS encoding EscU/YscU/HrcU family type III secretion system export apparatus switch protein, giving the protein MSKQNKQKSAAALHYRPGASAPTLVAKGQGLIAEQIIATAKSAGVYVHESQELVALLMQLDLDREIPPKLYQAVAELLAWVYRLEQEHAAR
- a CDS encoding flagellar brake protein, with the protein product MSENLRDLRQKLFCKDFQLGSGSKALHLLERVAHEHLFCTLFFDEREHSYTSMLLPRVNPNTLVLDPPVDLPKQVSVGAGVTVLVRVDGVITGFCSTLRERGDDELVIDFPENVYQMQRRQVYRVPPAIEDPDQVTITRQGAARLLGTMQDISVGGLRALFRPAPRDFPVQAGEFLPQVQFQLRHGGEITLPGMVRFTDLHSSRGDALIVGVEFDGTALTSREMIAQYVQTRDREILKALGLGLTSGKAGVPQKPLGLGAKLRRWWQG
- the uvrB gene encoding excinuclease ABC subunit UvrB, whose protein sequence is MEKRLLKLESLFPPQGDQPSAIAELVAGLAAGEYFQTLLGVTGSGKTFTMANVIAQTQRPAIVMAPNKTLAAQLYAELRSFFPHNAVEYFVSYYDYYQPEAYVPSSDTFIEKDASINDHIEQMRLSATKALLERPDVIIVATVSAIYGLGDPAAYHRMILHLREGDQMEQRAILRRLADMQYSRDPLELKRSTFRVHGDVIDIWPAENEDEAVRVELFGDEIERVSLFDPLTGKIITRLARYTVYPKSHYVTPRETVLAAVEQIKEELRERLQLLQQANKLVEAQRLEQRTRFDLEMMAELGYCSGIENYSRYLSGRAAGEPPPTLMDYLPANALLFIDESHVTVPQFGGMYKGDRSRKETLVEYGFRLPSALDNRPLMFAEFERLMPQTVFISATPGPYELEHSGRVVEQLVRPTGLVDPQVEIRPAQGQVDDLVGEIHRVIASGWRILVTTLTKRMAEDLTDYLQELGIQCRYLHSDIETVERVEIIRDLRAGVFDVLIGINLLREGLDMPEVALVAILDADKEGFLRSERSLVQTIGRAARNLEGRAVLYADVVTGSMERAIRETERRREKQLAFNAEHGITPKGIIKPVADIIEGVYHRSGKGRAKVAEPDAHYESDDPQKLAKQIKSLEEKMYRHARNLEFEEAARLRDEVHRLQSRLFGTETTCASL
- a CDS encoding flagellar hook-length control protein FliK, whose protein sequence is MSTYPVPILAQLGGIGEGQTLPTGRPAANFAAPGTQLSGLIVGRSGTQSLVRILGQDFLLQLPKRWPSDVQQLSLIYLGGQEQAKFLLLQPQAQQSLPKSSLSLLTQTLFASAVGEGAAPAALSLPRLDPAGQQFSTLLAASLQQGVENSGLFYEGHLKAWAQGNYPLQRLLQEPQGRLSPLLSGENVGRTLLQGSSSIFGTTETPSWQGQQALGAYTQVAALSAALSPALPSSLQPLLQQQGQALLQQQMLWTFSPWPGQSVSWTIGRRQEDSRGGHAEQEEQGASWDSRVQLDLPAMGKLDAHLRIRADALHMRIRATPSVLALLQARKQELLDALQAYGLHPQVAVEEASEQAE